The Eubacteriales bacterium genome window below encodes:
- a CDS encoding AIR synthase-related protein — MEIGKLTNEQLKKSVLDLIGKNKREETVVGAGIGIDSAVLNLGGDLCVLSTDPITAENPDAGTLAIYVSVNDIAAAGATPIAVLITLMCPSSSSIDDIEKVVRSAKKAADKVNVDIVGGHTEITDAVNRIVLCVTAVGKKKGVKINKACAGDAVLLTGYAGSEGSFILKDTVDLNEADKIDLNIIKDALDVSLAAALAGSNGANAMHDVTEGGILGAAYELAEASDAGIEIYLDNIPVLGLTKKICKKLDLDVFRLISSGCLLISVDKTNKDKVMSALKSNGIVVNEIGVVIKNGYIKRSGGIESKIDPPEKDQLFTTINKRPAF, encoded by the coding sequence ATGGAAATAGGAAAGCTAACAAATGAACAGCTTAAAAAATCCGTTTTAGACTTGATTGGTAAAAATAAAAGGGAAGAGACTGTTGTTGGTGCAGGGATAGGCATTGATTCTGCAGTTTTGAACTTAGGCGGAGATCTTTGTGTTTTATCGACAGACCCGATAACAGCAGAGAACCCGGATGCGGGGACCCTTGCTATATACGTGTCTGTAAACGATATAGCAGCCGCAGGGGCAACTCCCATAGCAGTTTTGATAACCCTGATGTGCCCTTCTAGCTCAAGTATAGACGATATAGAAAAAGTAGTAAGGTCTGCTAAAAAAGCTGCCGATAAAGTAAACGTGGATATAGTCGGTGGGCATACCGAAATAACAGACGCCGTTAACCGTATAGTTTTATGCGTGACAGCTGTGGGAAAAAAGAAAGGCGTTAAAATCAATAAGGCATGTGCTGGTGACGCAGTTCTTTTAACCGGGTATGCAGGCTCTGAAGGCAGTTTTATTTTAAAAGACACTGTGGATTTAAACGAAGCTGATAAAATCGATTTAAATATAATTAAAGACGCTTTAGATGTGTCATTAGCTGCTGCTTTGGCTGGTTCAAACGGAGCTAACGCTATGCACGATGTAACTGAAGGAGGCATTTTAGGCGCGGCTTATGAGTTGGCGGAGGCATCTGACGCCGGTATAGAGATATATTTGGATAATATACCAGTACTTGGTTTAACAAAAAAAATTTGCAAAAAGCTTGATTTAGATGTCTTTAGGCTCATATCAAGCGGCTGCCTGCTGATAAGCGTTGATAAAACCAATAAAGATAAAGTAATGTCCGCACTTAAAAGCAACGGTATTGTTGTAAATGAGATAGGTGTGGTAATCAAGAATGGGTATATTAAACGGAGCGGAGGGATTGAATCAAAAATAGACCCGCCCGAAAAAGACCAGCTTTTTACCACAATCAATAAAAGACCAGCTTTTTAA
- the def gene encoding peptide deformylase encodes MGYRDILQLEPDERRLRMVSREVKGIDKRILMLLDDMKETMYTAEGAGLAAPQVGVLRRVVVIDVGDGLIELINPKIIKISGSNIEQEGCLSIPEEMRGYVKRPEIVKVQAVDRHGDVKEYTGSGYTARAFCHEIDHLNGVLFIDKVIKGYKPKEEKPKK; translated from the coding sequence ATGGGTTATAGAGACATTTTACAATTAGAACCTGACGAAAGACGCCTGCGAATGGTGTCAAGAGAAGTTAAGGGTATTGATAAAAGAATACTAATGCTTTTAGACGACATGAAGGAGACAATGTATACGGCCGAAGGAGCCGGCCTTGCGGCACCTCAGGTAGGGGTATTAAGAAGAGTAGTTGTCATAGATGTCGGAGATGGGCTGATTGAGCTTATAAATCCGAAAATTATAAAGATATCTGGCAGCAATATCGAACAAGAAGGCTGCCTTTCCATTCCAGAAGAAATGAGAGGGTATGTAAAGAGGCCTGAGATAGTTAAAGTCCAGGCAGTTGACCGGCATGGAGATGTCAAGGAATATACGGGCAGCGGGTATACCGCTCGCGCATTTTGCCACGAGATAGATCATTTAAACGGAGTGTTGTTTATTGATAAAGTAATAAAAGGTTATAAGCCAAAAGAGGAAAAACCAAAGAAATGA
- the gmk gene encoding guanylate kinase, with amino-acid sequence MGGLLIVLSGPSGAGKGTVAGELIKTGDIELSISCTTRCPRKNEVDGKDYFFKTREEFANMIKNDEFLEYAGVFDNYYGTPKNYVFEKLSNGRDVLLEVDVAGAKTIRERYSDAVLIFLVPPSMAELERRICSRATETCSQIQKRLSTAKYELELCSEYDYIIVNKDIDKVVDNVKAIITAEKRKVFRNKNICKTILEGGEIV; translated from the coding sequence ATGGGCGGACTTTTGATTGTATTATCCGGCCCTTCGGGTGCTGGAAAAGGTACGGTTGCCGGAGAACTTATAAAGACAGGAGATATAGAATTATCTATATCTTGTACTACAAGATGCCCGCGAAAAAATGAGGTCGACGGGAAAGATTATTTCTTTAAGACCAGAGAAGAATTCGCAAACATGATAAAAAATGATGAGTTTTTAGAGTACGCGGGTGTATTTGATAACTATTATGGTACCCCTAAAAATTATGTCTTTGAAAAACTAAGCAACGGGAGAGACGTGCTTTTGGAGGTAGACGTAGCGGGGGCAAAGACCATAAGGGAAAGGTACAGCGATGCGGTGCTTATCTTCTTAGTTCCTCCATCTATGGCGGAGCTCGAACGCCGTATTTGCAGCAGGGCGACCGAAACATGCAGTCAAATACAAAAGAGGTTAAGTACTGCAAAGTACGAACTTGAACTGTGTTCAGAATACGATTATATAATAGTCAACAAAGATATAGATAAAGTTGTTGATAATGTAAAGGCTATCATTACTGCGGAAAAACGCAAGGTATTTAGGAACAAAAATATTTGCAAGACGATTTTAGAAGGCGGTGAAATTGTTTGA
- the rpoZ gene encoding DNA-directed RNA polymerase subunit omega: protein MINVGLDELLKKVDCRYTLVCETAKRARQIADGSEPLTSTVSTNPVSQAVSEILENRITYIRRKEGIK from the coding sequence TTGATAAATGTAGGATTAGATGAACTGTTAAAGAAAGTAGACTGCCGTTATACGCTGGTATGTGAGACGGCAAAACGTGCAAGGCAGATTGCAGACGGGTCGGAACCATTAACAAGTACCGTATCGACAAATCCCGTATCACAGGCTGTCAGTGAGATATTGGAAAACAGGATAACCTATATTAGGAGAAAAGAAGGTATTAAGTAG
- the gatC gene encoding Asp-tRNA(Asn)/Glu-tRNA(Gln) amidotransferase subunit GatC — translation MKITKEEVKRIAVLSRLKLNEDEETRIAKNLENILAHAKKIDDLDTKDVPPTAHVLNVKNVFREDLEEKGLSIDKVLLNAPESGYGCFIVPKVLE, via the coding sequence ATGAAGATAACGAAGGAAGAAGTTAAGCGTATCGCAGTTTTGTCTCGCCTTAAATTAAATGAGGATGAAGAAACCAGGATTGCGAAAAATTTAGAAAATATTTTGGCACATGCCAAAAAAATAGATGATTTAGATACAAAAGATGTCCCTCCCACTGCACATGTATTAAACGTTAAAAACGTTTTCAGGGAAGACTTAGAAGAAAAAGGGCTTAGTATAGATAAGGTGCTGCTAAATGCACCTGAGAGCGGCTATGGTTGTTTTATAGTCCCTAAAGTGTTGGAATAG
- the priA gene encoding primosomal protein N', with protein sequence MDGNRFAQVIVDVNHSSVDRIFDYRIPESMAVNVGQKVSVPFSKSKNLSGIVIGLTDKSLVPKEKIKDIISVLDAPVMTLKQIKLSKEIAKRYHTTLASAMRLFVPTPLRRGKVKEKSCMVFFVEKKLSESERKEIFYFKSGKEKSPVKLAVYNEILDSGKDGIKAGDLNESKRAAAAALLKQGIILYKKEEVFRRPGEIKKDFEDVILTAEQMDVSVKIANKIGTYYKFLLHGVTGSGKTEVYLQAVKEALLKDKGIIILVPEISLTPQMVMMFKKRILSPVAILHSKLSDGEKHDELKRIMSGEARVVIGARSAVFAPVSNLGLIIIDEEHEQSYISDSHPRYDTREIADMRAKLESACVVLASATPSIESYFDAQNGKSELIKLKNRVFNVPLPKVLVADMRDEIRKGNMTMFSSLMYKEIKEALQNSRQVMIFINRRGYSTFVMCRGCGYIEKCDNCDISLTYHKSENSLKCHYCGAKRPVKKICPNCNMPYLKYFGGGTEKIVEQLSKLFPNARIMRMDLDSMMKKDAYLKAYSDFADGKADILVGTQIIAKGLDFENVSLTGIISADLSLNFPDYKSAERTYQILEQVSGRAGRRQQGKCVIQTYTPEHYAVKCAQSHDYSCFYLEELKYRKTALLPPFISFLSVKFESKKEGKASYAAKDFYKALLPMLDDYKDKIVFKGEGPAGVVKIKGVFRHQVLLKVKRESLDDVIEVIKTLSFNKNYTDCVYEIMVNPKNML encoded by the coding sequence ATGGATGGGAACCGCTTTGCTCAAGTCATAGTTGATGTAAACCATTCTAGTGTCGACAGGATTTTTGATTATAGGATACCCGAGTCTATGGCTGTAAATGTAGGACAAAAGGTATCCGTTCCTTTTTCTAAGTCTAAAAATTTAAGCGGGATAGTTATCGGCTTAACTGACAAAAGCTTAGTACCAAAAGAAAAGATAAAGGATATAATCAGTGTTTTAGATGCTCCGGTTATGACTTTAAAACAGATTAAGCTTTCAAAGGAAATAGCAAAAAGATATCACACGACTTTGGCATCGGCTATGCGGCTTTTTGTACCTACGCCACTTCGGCGCGGTAAAGTTAAAGAAAAGAGCTGTATGGTTTTTTTTGTAGAGAAAAAATTAAGTGAGAGCGAAAGAAAAGAGATATTTTACTTTAAGAGCGGTAAAGAAAAATCTCCTGTCAAACTTGCCGTTTATAATGAGATTTTAGATTCAGGTAAAGATGGAATAAAGGCTGGCGACTTAAATGAAAGCAAAAGAGCCGCTGCAGCAGCACTTTTAAAACAGGGCATAATACTTTATAAAAAAGAAGAGGTCTTTCGCCGCCCGGGTGAGATAAAAAAAGATTTTGAAGATGTAATATTAACAGCTGAGCAAATGGATGTTTCAGTCAAGATAGCTAATAAAATAGGAACTTACTATAAGTTTTTACTACATGGCGTTACCGGCTCCGGCAAGACAGAAGTATATTTACAGGCGGTTAAGGAGGCTCTTTTAAAAGATAAGGGCATAATAATTCTAGTGCCTGAAATATCGCTTACGCCGCAGATGGTAATGATGTTTAAAAAAAGGATCCTAAGCCCTGTTGCAATATTGCACTCTAAGCTTTCAGACGGGGAAAAGCACGACGAATTAAAACGCATAATGTCAGGAGAAGCCAGAGTAGTCATTGGCGCTAGGTCTGCCGTATTTGCACCGGTTTCAAACTTAGGGCTTATAATAATAGACGAGGAACACGAACAAAGCTACATATCCGATTCGCACCCGAGATACGACACACGTGAAATAGCGGATATGAGGGCTAAGTTAGAAAGCGCATGCGTAGTTTTGGCCTCGGCGACTCCATCTATTGAAAGTTATTTCGATGCCCAGAATGGGAAAAGCGAGCTTATTAAACTTAAAAACCGAGTATTCAACGTACCGCTTCCAAAAGTCTTAGTCGCCGATATGCGTGACGAGATAAGAAAAGGCAATATGACAATGTTTTCGAGCCTTATGTACAAGGAGATAAAGGAAGCGCTTCAAAATTCACGCCAGGTGATGATATTTATAAATCGCCGCGGTTATTCTACGTTTGTTATGTGCAGAGGATGCGGATATATAGAAAAGTGTGACAACTGTGACATAAGTCTTACATATCATAAGAGTGAAAACTCACTTAAGTGCCATTATTGCGGAGCAAAAAGGCCGGTCAAAAAAATATGCCCTAATTGTAATATGCCGTATCTTAAGTATTTCGGTGGAGGCACTGAAAAAATAGTTGAACAGCTATCTAAACTATTTCCTAACGCAAGGATAATGCGAATGGACTTAGACAGTATGATGAAAAAAGATGCCTACCTAAAAGCGTATTCGGATTTTGCAGATGGTAAGGCGGATATATTGGTAGGCACGCAGATAATAGCAAAGGGCCTAGACTTTGAAAATGTTTCGTTGACTGGTATAATATCAGCAGACCTTTCCCTTAACTTCCCGGATTACAAAAGTGCGGAAAGGACGTATCAGATTCTAGAGCAGGTTTCCGGCAGGGCGGGAAGAAGGCAGCAGGGCAAATGTGTAATACAAACTTATACGCCAGAGCACTATGCAGTTAAGTGTGCTCAAAGCCACGATTATAGTTGTTTTTATTTAGAGGAGCTTAAGTATAGAAAAACGGCGCTTCTGCCGCCGTTCATAAGCTTTTTAAGCGTTAAGTTTGAATCTAAGAAAGAGGGCAAAGCGTCTTATGCGGCAAAGGATTTTTATAAAGCCCTTTTGCCGATGTTAGATGACTATAAGGATAAAATAGTTTTTAAAGGCGAAGGACCGGCAGGTGTCGTAAAGATAAAAGGGGTTTTCAGACACCAAGTACTTTTAAAAGTTAAAAGAGAAAGTTTAGACGATGTTATTGAAGTTATAAAAACACTGTCTTTCAATAAAAATTACACGGATTGTGTATACGAAATAATGGTTAATCCAAAGAACATGCTTTAA
- a CDS encoding DUF370 domain-containing protein, with protein MSSVKIMNIGFGNVVNADRIIAIVSPETAPIKRLIQDAKASGTLIDATYGRRTRAVIITDSNQVILSAVQPETMANRLYSKTSEEDV; from the coding sequence ATGAGTAGTGTTAAGATTATGAACATCGGGTTTGGTAATGTTGTCAATGCCGACAGGATTATTGCCATCGTAAGCCCGGAGACCGCGCCTATAAAGCGCCTAATACAGGATGCAAAGGCATCCGGTACGCTTATAGACGCAACATACGGTAGAAGAACGCGCGCAGTTATAATAACTGACAGCAATCAGGTAATACTATCTGCTGTTCAGCCGGAAACTATGGCAAACAGGCTTTATTCTAAAACAAGTGAGGAAGACGTTTAA
- the gatA gene encoding Asp-tRNA(Asn)/Glu-tRNA(Gln) amidotransferase subunit GatA, with protein MELHELTLKQASDLLNKGEVSSNELTKACLDRINFAEEKISALNLITNDIAIENAKNADKKIKEGTNNPLTGIPGIIKDNILTKGLLTTCSSRMLENFVAPYDATVIELLKEQGYVLVGKANMDEFAMGSSTEYSAFAKTKNPWDLSRVPGGSSGGSAASVSAKEAFFALGSDTGGSIRQPSSYCGVVGMKPTYGSVSRYGLVAFASSLDQIGPLTRNVYDMGMVLNTICRPDTKDSTSVRLKAPDFTLDIKKGIKGMKIGIPKEYLEDLPAHTKDMIDKSVKVLEGLGAKVELTSLPTFDYALSAYYIISSAEATSNLSRFDGIKYGSRAEASDIKEVYYNTRGEFFGDEVKRRIMLGNYVLSSGYYDAFYLKALKVRTLIKADFDKIFDNFDIIFSPVTADCAFKLGEKRDPLSMYLTDVYTVPVNIAGLPAISVPSGLYANGMPSAVQFIGPAFCEPTLLRAAHAFESEIGFQNDPGLKEVQL; from the coding sequence TTGGAATTACATGAATTAACATTAAAACAAGCATCGGACTTGCTCAATAAAGGAGAAGTAAGCTCAAATGAATTGACAAAAGCGTGTCTTGACAGGATTAATTTTGCAGAAGAGAAAATCTCTGCACTAAATCTTATTACGAATGACATAGCTATAGAGAATGCTAAAAATGCAGACAAAAAGATAAAAGAAGGAACTAATAATCCATTAACTGGAATCCCAGGAATAATAAAAGACAATATTTTGACAAAGGGGCTTTTAACCACTTGTTCTTCCCGCATGCTTGAAAACTTTGTTGCGCCGTATGATGCAACGGTTATTGAGCTTTTAAAGGAACAGGGATATGTTCTCGTAGGCAAGGCAAATATGGATGAGTTTGCAATGGGTTCATCTACTGAATATTCTGCTTTTGCAAAGACAAAAAACCCGTGGGACTTATCACGTGTTCCAGGCGGTTCTTCAGGTGGTTCGGCTGCAAGTGTTTCGGCCAAAGAAGCGTTCTTTGCGTTAGGATCTGATACCGGCGGGTCAATAAGGCAGCCGTCATCTTACTGCGGCGTTGTAGGAATGAAACCCACTTACGGATCTGTATCCAGGTATGGGCTGGTCGCCTTTGCTTCCTCTCTAGATCAAATAGGCCCATTAACTAGAAACGTATATGATATGGGAATGGTTTTAAATACAATATGCAGGCCGGATACAAAGGATTCTACTTCTGTAAGGCTTAAAGCTCCGGATTTTACTCTAGATATTAAAAAGGGCATAAAAGGCATGAAGATAGGCATTCCAAAGGAGTATTTAGAAGACCTGCCAGCCCATACAAAAGATATGATAGATAAATCTGTAAAAGTTTTAGAAGGTTTAGGAGCAAAAGTTGAATTAACATCTCTTCCTACATTCGATTATGCACTTAGTGCGTACTACATCATATCTTCGGCTGAAGCTACGTCCAACCTGTCTCGTTTTGATGGAATAAAATATGGTTCAAGAGCCGAGGCTTCAGATATTAAAGAGGTTTATTATAATACCCGCGGGGAATTTTTCGGAGACGAAGTAAAGAGAAGAATAATGCTTGGCAATTATGTCTTGTCTTCCGGGTATTACGATGCATTTTACTTAAAGGCATTAAAAGTGAGAACCCTTATAAAGGCTGATTTTGATAAAATATTTGATAATTTTGATATTATATTTTCACCTGTTACGGCGGACTGTGCCTTTAAGCTTGGTGAAAAGCGGGATCCACTTAGCATGTATTTAACGGACGTATATACTGTTCCGGTGAACATTGCAGGGCTTCCGGCAATTTCTGTGCCGTCTGGCCTTTACGCAAACGGAATGCCAAGCGCAGTACAGTTTATTGGCCCGGCTTTTTGTGAGCCTACGCTTTTAAGAGCCGCTCATGCATTTGAGAGTGAGATTGGGTTTCAAAATGACCCTGGCTTAAAGGAGGTTCAGCTATGA
- a CDS encoding YicC/YloC family endoribonuclease encodes MTGFGRGEAIEGDVRITVEIKSVNHRFLDLNVRIPKTLMSLEEHLRNIIKESISRGRLEVFVSHYGSICQKTVLVDEKLAKAYIEAAGKLEKDLCVQNDFCVSQLMRIPDILTVESSDDDTETLKRILTKATKDAVGELAGAREREGMRLAKDMDKRFDLINSFAKIVHDKEGAVIVEYKEKLSSRIQELTEGLDLDEGRLATEIAYFADKQNVTEETVRVFSHVKSAKNCLNEAKPQGRQLDFLLQELNREFNTIGSKSSDLEIINAVLMAKGEIEKIREQVQNIE; translated from the coding sequence ATGACAGGCTTTGGCAGAGGGGAAGCTATTGAGGGAGACGTAAGGATCACCGTAGAGATCAAAAGCGTTAACCACCGGTTTTTGGATTTAAACGTTAGAATACCTAAGACTTTGATGTCTTTAGAGGAGCATTTAAGAAATATAATAAAGGAAAGCATATCAAGAGGGCGGCTGGAGGTGTTTGTCAGCCACTACGGAAGTATATGCCAAAAGACTGTTTTAGTCGACGAAAAACTTGCAAAAGCATATATAGAAGCTGCTGGAAAACTTGAAAAAGATCTATGCGTACAAAACGACTTTTGTGTATCACAGCTTATGCGCATACCGGACATACTGACTGTTGAATCTAGTGACGACGATACGGAGACGCTAAAACGTATATTGACTAAGGCAACTAAAGATGCGGTTGGCGAACTTGCCGGCGCAAGAGAGCGTGAGGGCATGCGCCTTGCAAAAGACATGGATAAACGGTTTGATTTGATAAATTCTTTTGCTAAAATAGTTCACGATAAAGAAGGTGCAGTTATAGTCGAATACAAAGAAAAACTTTCTTCAAGGATACAAGAATTAACAGAGGGGCTAGATCTAGACGAAGGGCGGCTGGCTACGGAAATCGCTTATTTTGCAGATAAGCAAAACGTAACAGAGGAAACGGTACGTGTCTTTTCACATGTTAAGAGCGCAAAAAATTGTTTAAATGAGGCTAAACCTCAGGGTAGACAGCTTGATTTTCTGCTTCAGGAATTAAACCGCGAGTTTAACACGATAGGATCCAAATCTTCAGATTTGGAAATTATAAATGCAGTGCTCATGGCAAAAGGAGAGATCGAAAAAATACGTGAGCAAGTTCAAAATATAGAGTAA
- the gatB gene encoding Asp-tRNA(Asn)/Glu-tRNA(Gln) amidotransferase subunit GatB has translation MRFNSVIGLEIHVELLTNTKIFCGCKNEFGAAPNTNCCPVCLGMPGALPVLNKKAVEYAIKAGLALNCEIAEFSKMDRKGYYYPDLPKAYQISQFDLPICKNGYVEIPSGDANKKIRILRIHMEEDAGKLLHDLVPGATAVDLNRCGVPLIEIVTEPDMSSAAEAKEFLERLKAIIQFIGVSDCKMQEGRLRCDVNVSVNREGEPLGVRTEMKNLNSFSSIERAIQYELKRQIDTIESGEAIFQETLKWDDAKGMNYSMRDKEDSKDYRYFPDPDLVPIVVTKEEVENIRESLPELPETKKQRYICEFNLPEYDAALITKDKNLCDFFEEVNVLVGEPKKVSNWIMVDLLRLLKGMETDQLPVTPEQLAEAINLEIKGVVNLSVAKSVFEEVFKNGGSAHDIVKKKGLSQVNDDLSIRSVVQELIKVNEKSVNEFKSGNEKKVVTFFVGQVMKLMGGRANPKMVNEIVREELSK, from the coding sequence ATGAGATTTAATTCTGTAATAGGACTTGAGATTCACGTTGAGCTTTTAACAAACACAAAGATATTTTGCGGATGTAAAAACGAGTTCGGAGCGGCTCCTAACACAAACTGTTGCCCTGTATGCTTAGGTATGCCGGGCGCGCTTCCGGTACTCAATAAAAAAGCTGTCGAATACGCTATTAAAGCAGGTTTGGCACTAAATTGCGAAATAGCTGAATTTTCTAAAATGGATAGGAAGGGATACTATTATCCGGACCTTCCAAAGGCATATCAGATATCACAGTTTGACTTGCCAATATGCAAAAACGGTTATGTTGAGATCCCATCCGGCGATGCTAATAAAAAAATCCGCATTTTACGCATACATATGGAAGAAGATGCAGGAAAGCTGCTTCACGATTTAGTACCAGGGGCAACTGCGGTTGATTTAAACCGATGTGGAGTCCCTTTGATAGAGATAGTTACAGAGCCTGATATGTCTTCTGCTGCCGAAGCAAAGGAGTTTTTGGAAAGGCTAAAGGCAATCATACAGTTTATCGGCGTTTCAGACTGCAAAATGCAGGAAGGAAGGCTGCGCTGTGATGTAAACGTTTCTGTAAACCGTGAAGGAGAACCTTTAGGCGTTAGGACTGAGATGAAAAATTTAAATAGCTTTTCATCTATAGAGCGCGCAATACAATACGAGTTAAAAAGGCAGATAGATACTATTGAAAGCGGTGAGGCTATTTTCCAGGAAACGCTTAAGTGGGATGACGCAAAGGGAATGAATTATTCTATGCGCGATAAGGAAGACAGTAAGGATTACAGATATTTCCCGGATCCTGATTTGGTTCCTATAGTTGTTACAAAGGAAGAGGTAGAAAATATAAGGGAAAGCTTGCCTGAACTACCGGAAACAAAGAAGCAGCGTTACATCTGCGAATTTAACCTTCCGGAATACGATGCAGCTTTAATAACAAAAGATAAAAACCTCTGTGATTTCTTTGAGGAGGTCAATGTGCTTGTCGGCGAACCTAAGAAAGTATCCAACTGGATAATGGTAGATTTGCTTAGGCTTTTAAAAGGGATGGAAACGGATCAACTGCCGGTAACTCCAGAGCAGCTTGCCGAAGCTATAAATTTAGAAATAAAGGGCGTAGTTAATTTATCCGTTGCTAAAAGTGTTTTTGAGGAAGTATTTAAAAACGGAGGCAGCGCCCACGATATAGTGAAGAAAAAGGGATTATCCCAGGTAAACGACGATTTAAGTATTAGAAGCGTTGTTCAAGAACTTATAAAAGTAAATGAAAAAAGCGTTAATGAATTTAAGTCAGGAAATGAAAAGAAAGTAGTAACATTCTTTGTCGGGCAGGTTATGAAGCTAATGGGGGGCAGGGCCAACCCTAAGATGGTAAATGAGATAGTCAGAGAGGAACTATCCAAGTAG
- the coaBC gene encoding bifunctional phosphopantothenoylcysteine decarboxylase/phosphopantothenate--cysteine ligase CoaBC, with product MFLNRCVVLGVTGGIAAYKAASLVRLLSKENADVHVIMTKNATKFITPLTLETLSTNKVIKDTFEEKDNYDILHVSLAKSADILLVAPATANFIAKVASGIADDMLSTTFLAAKCIKIIAPAMNEDMYLDKCTQENIEKLKNSGVIVLNTGKGHLACGEEGRGRMLEPEDILNAAKQAFLSRNEAAGINILVNAGPTREYIDPIRFISSPSSGKMGYALAEAAADLGAKVTLVSGPVSIPAPRRVKMINVVSASEMYNKCFLEFEDADIVIASAAVSDYTPKEVHNKKVKKAGELDIAFVRTKDILRDMGQKKGNKMLVGFAAETHDVLNYALSKLDEKNLDMVCLNDISKSGIGFGSDNNHVIMCLKDGSKIDLGLLTKKETAKLILEKVISLYTQMHK from the coding sequence ATGTTTTTAAACAGATGTGTGGTTTTGGGTGTGACGGGGGGCATTGCAGCATATAAGGCGGCCTCTTTAGTTCGTTTGCTTTCAAAAGAGAACGCAGACGTTCACGTTATAATGACTAAAAACGCCACCAAGTTTATAACACCACTGACACTTGAGACTCTAAGTACAAACAAAGTAATTAAAGATACTTTTGAAGAAAAGGATAACTATGATATTTTGCATGTTAGCTTAGCTAAAAGCGCAGATATTCTATTAGTAGCCCCTGCAACTGCTAATTTCATAGCAAAAGTGGCTTCGGGAATAGCAGATGATATGTTGTCTACTACGTTTTTGGCGGCCAAGTGCATTAAGATAATTGCACCTGCAATGAATGAGGACATGTATTTAGATAAATGTACGCAGGAAAATATAGAGAAGTTAAAAAACTCTGGCGTTATCGTTCTTAACACTGGGAAAGGGCACCTTGCATGCGGTGAAGAAGGGCGCGGCCGCATGTTAGAGCCGGAGGACATCTTAAACGCGGCTAAACAGGCATTTTTGAGCAGGAACGAGGCTGCAGGTATAAATATTTTAGTGAATGCAGGGCCGACCAGGGAATATATAGATCCGATAAGGTTTATATCAAGCCCGTCAAGCGGAAAAATGGGATATGCACTCGCTGAGGCTGCGGCGGATTTAGGCGCCAAAGTCACTCTTGTTTCGGGCCCGGTTAGTATACCTGCCCCAAGAAGGGTAAAGATGATCAATGTTGTCTCTGCAAGCGAGATGTACAATAAGTGTTTTTTAGAATTTGAAGATGCGGATATAGTGATAGCATCTGCTGCCGTCAGCGACTATACCCCAAAAGAAGTCCACAATAAAAAGGTAAAAAAAGCAGGGGAATTGGATATTGCCTTTGTCAGGACAAAGGACATTTTGAGGGATATGGGGCAAAAAAAAGGAAACAAAATGCTCGTAGGCTTTGCAGCCGAAACACACGACGTTTTAAATTACGCTTTAAGTAAACTTGATGAAAAGAATTTAGACATGGTCTGTTTAAACGATATATCAAAAAGCGGTATAGGTTTTGGATCTGATAACAATCATGTTATAATGTGTTTAAAGGACGGTAGCAAGATAGATTTAGGGCTTTTAACTAAAAAAGAGACGGCAAAATTAATACTTGAAAAAGTCATTTCTTTATACACTCAGATGCATAAGTAG